One genomic window of Solanum dulcamara chromosome 12, daSolDulc1.2, whole genome shotgun sequence includes the following:
- the LOC129875625 gene encoding uncharacterized protein LOC129875625 — MDVISTIEPSTSNGHRFILVAIDYFTKWVEAASYKLVTKKVIVDFVRNNLICRFGIPDSIITDNGANLNSHLIKEICEQFKINHRNSTVYRPQMNGVVEAANKNIKKILRKMIGNHRGWHEMLSYALLGYRTTVRTSIGATPYLLVYGTEAIILAEVEIPSLRIIQEAELSNADWVRNRIEHWALIDEKRMTAICHGQLYQQRMTRAFNKRVRLRTFEVGQLVLKCIFLHQDEYKGKFAPNWQGPYMVRKVLSRGALILSEMDGQEWPKPINSDAVKRYYI, encoded by the coding sequence ATGGATGTCATTAGTACAATAGAGCCATCCACCTCTAATGGACATAGGTTCATTTTAGTTGCTATTGATTACTTCACCAAGTGGGTGGAAGCAGCCTCGTATAAATTAGTTACGAAGAAGGTAATAGTAGACTTCGTCCGTAACAATTTGATATGTAGATTTGGAATACCGGATTCCATCATTACTGATAATGGAGCAAATCTCAATAGTCATTTGATAAAAGAGATATGTGAGCAATTCAAGATTAATCACCGAAACTCAACTGTGTATCGCCCTCAAATGAATGGAGTCGTAGAAGCTGCCAACAAGAACATCAAAAAGATCTTGAGGAAAATGATAGGCAATCATAGAGGTTGGCATGAGATGTTGTCATATGCTCTGCTAGGATACCGAACAACTGTCAGAACATCAATTGGAGCAACCCCATACTTGCTAGTGTATGGGACAGAGGCCATAATCCTTGCCGAAGTAGAGATACCTTCGTTGAGAATCATTCAAGAAGCTGAATTGAGCAACGCCGATTGGGTTCGTAATCGAATTGAACATTGGGCtttgattgatgaaaagagaatgaCTGCCATTTGCCATGGTCAACTATACCAGCAAAGAATGACTCGTGCTTTTAACAAGCGAGTGAGACTAAGAACATTTGAAGTTGGTCAGTTGGTTCTCAAATGCATTTTTCTACATCAAGATGAGTATAAAGGAAAGTTCGCACCAAATTGGCAAGGACCTTACATGGTTCGCAAAGTGTTATCTAGAGGTGCATTAATATTGTCTGAAATGGATGGCCAAGAGTGGCCGAAACCAATCAACTCAGATGCCGTCAAGAGATACTACATTTGA
- the LOC129875626 gene encoding uncharacterized protein LOC129875626, with protein sequence MPTGKLAKWQMLLSEFDIVYVTQKAIKAQALADHLVENPVDEEYELFRTYFPDEEAVKNLKIAPYVKLVQRLCKRFRKIEFRHTPRLQNEYADTLATISSMIKHPDTSYIDLVEIYLKEKPAHCSHVKAEPDGRPWYFDIKRYLEIGTYPDNVTFNQKKVIRRMANNFFPSRETIYRRTPNMGLLRYVDAIELMKLLK encoded by the exons ATGCCCACTGGGAAATTGGCGAAATGGCAAATGTTGTTGAGTGAGTTTGATATTGTGTATGTGACCCAAAAGGCGATAAAGGCACAAGCCTTAGCAGATCATCTTGTAGAAAATCCAGTAGACGAAGAGTATGAACTGTTCAGAACTTATTTTCCCGATGAAGAG GCCGTGAAGAATTTGAAGATTGCACCGTACGTGAAGTTAGTACAAAGGTTGTGTAAAAGGTTTCGCAAGATCGAGTTTAGGCATACCCCAAGGTTGCAGAACGAATATGCTGACACTCTTGCTACTATCTCCTCAATGATCAAACATCCAGATACAAGTTACATTGATCTTGTAGAGatatatttgaaagaaaaacccGCTCATTGTTCGCATGTCAAAGCAGAACCAGATGGGAGACCTTGGTATTTTGACATAAAAAGGTATCTAGAAATTGGAACTTATCCAGATAATGTGACTTTCAATCAGAAGAAAGTAATACGTCGAATGGCTAACAATTTCTTTCCAAGTAGAGAAACCATTTATAGGAGAACTCCAAATATGGGTCTTCTCAGATATGTCGATGCTATTGAACTTATGAAGCTTCTCAAATAA
- the LOC129875627 gene encoding uncharacterized protein LOC129875627 yields the protein MDVISPIEPSTSNGHRFILVAIDYFTKWVEAASYKSVTKKVIVDFVRNNLICRFGIPDSIITDNGENLNSHLIKKICEQFKINHQNSTAYHPQMNGAVEAANKNIKKILRKMIGNHRGCIDKWTEECQIAFDAIKSYLFNPPVLVPPREGVLLLLYLSVSDNAF from the exons ATGGATGTCATTAGTCCAATAGAGCCATCCACCTCTAATGGACATAGGTTCATTTTAGTTGCTATTGATTACTTCACCAAGTGGGTGGAAGCAGCCTCGTATAAATCAGTTACGAAGAAGGTAATAGTAGACTTTGTCCGTAACAATTTGATATGTAGATTTGGAATACCGGATTCCATCATTACTGATAATGGAGAAAATCTCAATAGTCATTTGATAAAAAAGATATGTGAGCAATTCAAGATTAATCATCAAAACTCAACCGCGTATCATCCCCAAATGAATGGAGCCGTAGAAGCTGCCAACAAGAACATCAAAAAGATCTTGAGGAAAATGATTGGCAATCACAGAG GATGCATTGACAAATGGACCGAAGAGTGTCAGATAGCTTTCGATGCTATCAAAAGCTACTTGTTTAATCCGCCGGTTCTAGTTCCTCCGAGGGAAGGAGTTCTATTGTTGCTATATCTGTCTGTCTCGGATAATGCATTTTGA